The genomic interval gcccagaaCCGGGCGGCCTGGGCGCGGGGCAGAACCACCAGGAGCCCTCCTGGGAATGGATGGCAAtgtcaccccaaaaatatcctaaatacaccccaaaaacaccccaaaaatatcccaaaaacaccccaaaaatatcccaaacacCGTGCAGAACCGGGCGGCCTGGGCGCGGGGGAGAACCACCAGGAGCCCTCCTGGGAATGGACGGGAGagtcaccccaaaaatatcctaaatacaccccaaaaacaccccaaaaatatcccaaatacaccccaaaaatatcctaaatacaccccaaaaatatcccaaacacagcccagaaCCGGGCGGCCTGGGCGCGGGGCAGAACCACCAGGAGCCCTCCTGGGGGAATGGACAGGAGAGttaccccaaaaacaccccaaaaatatcccaaaaaaaccccaaaaatatcccaaaaccaccccaaaaatatcccaaaaccagcccaaaaatatcctaaacacagcccaaaaatatcccaaacacagcccaaaaaCATCCTAAAAAcatcccaaacacagcccaaacacagcccaaaaatatcccagaaCCGGGCGGCCTGGGCGCGGGGGAGAACCACCAGGAGCCCTCCTGGGAATGGATGGGAGAGTCACCCCAAAACATCCTaaatacaccccaaaaatatcccaaaaataccccaaaaatatcccaaacacagcccagaaCCGGGCGGCCTGGGCGCGGGGCAGAACCACCAGGAGCCCTCCTGGGGGAATGGATGGGAGagtcaccccaaaaatatcctaaatacaccccaaaaacaccccaaaaatatcccaaaaacaccccaaaaatatcctaaatacaccccaaaaataccccaaacacagcccaaaaatatcccaaacacagcccagaactgggcagcctgggcacgGGGCAGAACCACCAGGAGCCCCCCAAAGGGAACGGGGAgggtcaccccaaaaccaccccaaaaccatcctaaacacaccccaaaaccatcctaaacacaccccaaaaccatcctAAACACACCCCAAGAACATCCAaaacacaccccaaaaacacccccaaataCACTGAAACACCAAAGACCACCCcagaacaccccaaaaataccctgaAACACCCCAGAATCACCTGcacccaccccaaaacaccccaaacccgcAGGCACCCGACCCCATTTACGGGGCTGCCCTGGCCGTGCCCTGCAGCAGCGCCCCAATCCCAATCCAGTGCCCCAATCCCATTCCAGCGCCCCAATCCCAATCCAGtgccccaatcccattcccagtgccccaatcccaatccagtgccccaatcccattccagcgccccaatcccaatccagtgccccaatcccattcccagtgccccaatcccaatccagtgccccaatcccattcccagcgccccaatcccattcccagtgccccaatcccaatccagtgccccaatcccattccagcgccccaatcccaatccagtgccccaatcccaatccagtgccccaatcccaatccagtgccccaatcccattcccagtgccccaatcccaatccagtgccccaatcccattcccagcgccccaatcccaatccagtgccccaatcccattccagcgccccaatcccattccagcgccccaatcccattcccagtgccccaatcccaatccagtgccccaatcccattccagcgccccaatcccattccagcgccccaatcccaatccagtgccccaatcccattccagcgccccaatcccattcccagtgccccaatcccaatccagtgccccaatcccattccagcgccccaatcccattccagcgccccaatcccaatccagtgccccaatcccattccagtgccccaatcccattcccagtgccccaatcccaatccagtgccccaatcccaatccagtgccccaatcccattccagtgccccaatcccattcccagtgcccccaatcccattccagtgccccaatcccattccccccaatcccattcccagcgccccaatcccattccagtgccccaatcccattccagtgccccaatcccattccagtgccccaatcccattcccagtgcccccaatcccattccagtgccccaatcccattcccagtgcccccaatcccattccagcgccccaatcccattcccagtgccccaatcccattcctgggccccaatcccattccagtgccccaatcccattccagcgccccaatcccattcctgggccccaatcccattcccagtgcccccaatcccattcccaatgtccccaagcccattcccagctccccaatcccattcccagtgtccccattctcagtgtccccagtgccatttttggggttcccaatcccgtttttggggtccccaatcccatttttggggtccccagggccGTACCCGATGTCTCCGGGGCCGTGCCCTGCAGCAGcgccccaatcccattcccagtgtccccaatcccattcccagtgtccccaatcccatttttggggttcccaatcccatttttggggtccccaatcccatttttggtgtccccagtcccgtttttggggtccccagtgcCGTTTTCGGGGTCCCCAGGGCCGTACCCGATGTCTCCGGGGCCGTGCCCTGCAGCAGCGCCccgatcccattcccagtgtccccattcccagtgtccccaatcccatttttggggtccccagtgcTGTTTTTAGGGTTCCCAGTcctgtttttggggttcccaatcccatttttggggtccccagtgccatttttggtgtccccagtcccatttttggggttcccaatcccatttttggggtccccagtgccgtttttggggtccccagggccgtttttggggtccccagtcccgtttttggggtccccagtcCCATACCCAAGGTCTCCGGGGCCGTGCCCTGCAGCAAtgccccaatcccattcccagcgccccaatcccattcccagtgtccctgatcccattcccagtatccccaatcccatttttggggtccccagtcccatttttggggttcccagtcccatttttggggtccccagtcccgtttttggggtccccagtcCCGTACCCGATGTCTCCGGGGCCGTGCCCTGCAGCAGCgcccccaatcccattcccagtgtccccgatcccattcccagtgtccccagtcccaattttggggttcccaatcccatttttggggtccccaatcccatttttggtgtccccaatcccatttttggggtccccaatcccattcccagtgctcccagtcccatttttggggtccccagtcccgtttttggggtccccagggccGTACCCGATGTCTCCGGGGCCGTGCCCTGCAGCAGCgcccccaatcccattcccaatgtccccaatcccatttttggggttcccaatcccatttttggggttcccaatcccatttttggggtccccaatcccatttttggtgtccccagtcccgtttttggggtccccagggccGTACCCGAGGTCTCCGGGGCCGTGCCCTGCAGCAGcgccccaatcccattcccaatgtccccaatcccattttctgggttCCCAACCCCGtttttggtgtccccagtgccatttttggggtccccagtcccgtttttggggtccccagggccgtttttggggtccccagtcccatttttggggtccccagtgccgtttttggggtccccagtgccgtttttggggtccccagggccgtttttggggtccccagtgccgtttttggggtccccagtcCCGTTTTCGGGGTCCCCAGGGCCGTACCCGAGGTCTCCGGGGCCGTGCCCTGCAGCAGCGCCCCCCGGCCCCCGGCGGCGCGGCTCACGGCCGCCATGCAGGCGATGATGGGCAGGTTGTGGATGACGAAGGCCACGTCCAGGCGCTGCTGCTCCGCCAGCGCCCGCGCGTGCCCCAGCACCCCGAAACCCGTCACGTCCGTGGCCGCGTGCGCCCCGAAGGCGCGCATCAGCCCcgcagctggggacagggacagggacagggttaGGGACAGGgttagggacagggacagggacagggacagggacagggttaGGGACAGGgttagggacagggacagggacagggacagcatcaGCCCcgcagctggggacagggacagggacagggacagggacagggacagggacagcatcaGCCCcgcagctggggacagggacagggacagggttagggacagggacagggttagggacagggacagggacagggacagggacagggacagcatcaGCCCcgcagctggggacagggacagggaggggacagggacagggctagggacagggacagcatcagggacagggacagggacagggacagcatcaGCCCcgcagctggggacagggaggggacagggacagggacagggttagggacagggacagggacagcatcagggacagggacagggacagcatcaacctggcagctggggacagggacagggacagctcaggggacagagacaggggacagggacagggacagggacagcccccaggggtgtccccaggggtgtccccagtgttccccagggtgtccccagtgtcccccagtggtgtccccagtgtccccagtgtgtccccggtgtccccagtgttgtccccagtgtccccagagtgtcccccagggtgtccccagtggtgtccccagtgtgtccccggtgtccccagggtgtccccagtgttCCCCAGGGTGtcctcagggtgtccccagtggtgtcccccagggtgtccccagtggtgttcccagtgtccccagtgttgtccccagtgttccccagggtgtccccagtgtcccccagggTGTCTCCAGGGTGtcccccagggtgtccccagtgttgtccccagtgttccccagggtgtccccagtggtcccagtgtgtccccagtgtgcccagggtgtccccagtgttCCCCAAGGTGtcctcagggtgtccccagtgtccccagggtgtccccagtgttCCCCAAGGTGtcctcagggtgtccccagtgttCCCCAGTGTGTCCCCCAGTGTGTCCCCCAGGGTgttccccagggtgtccccagtgtgtccccggtgtccccagtgtccccagtgttgtccccagtgtgtccccggtgtccccagtgtccctcaccGGTGCGGTTCAGGGTGGCCATGCTGGCCACAGCCTCCTGGTACGCCAGCTCCACCTCCTCACGCGTCACCACCAGCTTGATCTTGTTCCAGCGCTCGggctgcggggacagcggggacagtgtggggacagtgtggggacagcggggacagtgtggggacagtgccagggacagggtcagggacactgaggggacagcggggacagtgtggggacagtggggacagtgccagggacagggtcagggacaggatcagggacagcagggacagcgtCAGGGACACTCTGGGGAGAGGGTcagggacattgaggggacagggtcagggacattgaggggacagggtcagggacactgcaggggcagcagggacagggtcaGGGACACTGTGGgtacaccctggggacaccctggggacagccccgcgGTGCTCAGGGCCCctttggggacaccaggggtgGCTCAGGGACTCCCAGGTGGGAGCTCCATCCCTTCAGGGACATCGGGGGTGGCTTTGGAgtcccctggggacacctcaggTGGGTTCCAGTCCCATTGTGGCtcctcctggggacacctgggtgtGTGCAGACCCGTCtgaggtggccctggggacacagggctggctctgtgccGCTGTCCCCGCGCAGGTGCTCCCGGGGTCACTCACCATGTCCAGCCACTGGTGGGCGGTGACAGCCatgtgtgtccccaggggctTGGTCAGCACCAGCACGTCCCCAGGCACGGCACTGTCCGGCCTGGGCGGGGCTGGGGTCAGCGTGGGACACGCCCTGGGCCtgcccccatgtccccaaaccccGCCCCATGTCCATAAACCCTGCCCCCATGTCCCAAACCCCGCCCCATGTCCATAAACCCtgcccccatgtccccaaaccccGCCCCATGTCCATAAACCCtgcccccatgtccccaaaccccGCCCCCATGTCCCAAACCCCGCCCCCATGTCCATAAACCCTGCCCCCACGTCCCAAAGCCCATTTAAtttccccaaaccctgccccatgtcccaaaccccacccaatgtccccaaaccccgcCCCCATGTCCCAAACCCCACCCCCATGTCCCAAACCCCATTTAATTTCCCCAAACCCcgcccccatgtccccaaaccccGCCCCCATCCTCCAAACCCGcgcccccatgtccccaaaccccacccactgtccccaaaccccGCCCCCATCCTACAAACCCCGCCCCATGTCAGTATCACACCAATAATTGACAGGTATCAATGACCCCGCCCACCACACTAATGATTGACAGGAGACAGTGgcccctcccaccccaccatGATTGACATGTGGCAGTGCCCCCGCCCACTACACCCATGATTGACATGTGCCAGTGCCCCCGCCCACCACACCAATGACTGACAGGAGACATTGGCCCCACCCACCACACAATGATTGTCATGCAGAAGTGGCCACACCCACCAAACCAATGATTGACAGGATACAGTGGCCCCTCCCACCACACTATGATTGACATGTGGCAGTGCCCCCGCCCACCACACCATGATTGACAGGAGACAGCGGCCACACCCACCACACCCATGATTGACAGGAGACAGTGGTCCCACCCACCATGCTATGATTGACATGTGGCAGTGCCCCCGCCCACCACACCATGATTGACAGACCATGGTCCCACCCACCACACCATGATTGACAGGCCatggccccgcccccggctcACATGATGAACTCGCTGGATTGGCAGACGGCGGTGGCCACGCCCCCCACGATGACCCAGGGGTTCAGCACCGTCTGTCCCCCGGTCACCGACGTCCCCCCGTCCTCGGCCGCGTCCCGGAAGCCCTGGATGATCAGCGGCATCACCTTGTCCCTCTCCTGGGGGGACACCGGCAGCGGCACTGTCACCCCCTGGGTCACTGTCACACCCCCAGTGTCCTCTGCCACCCCGGTCACTGTCACCCCCTGGGTCACTGTcacccccccagtgtcccctgacACCACCcacagtgtcactgtcaccccgggtcactgtcaccccaggtcactgtcacccccccagtgtcccctgccaCCACCcacagtgtcactgtcaccccagGTCACTGTCACCCCGGGTCACTGTCACCCCCTGGGTCACTGTCACAACCACAGTGTGCCCTGCCACCGCCcacagtgtcactgtcaccccctgggtcactgtcacccccccagtgtcccctgccaCCACCcacagtgtcactgtcacctcctgggtcactgtcacccccccagtgtcccctgccaCCGCCcacagtgtcactgtcaccccggGTCACTGTCACCCCCCGGGTCACTGTCACACCCCGGTCACTGCCAcccccacagtgtcccctgAAACCCCCCCGGGTCACTGCcaccccctgtgtcccctgaaatcccccacagtgtcactgtcaccccctgtgtccctgtcaaccccccactgtccctgtcatCCTCTCAGTATCCTTGtcaccctgtgtcccctgtcacccctCCATGCCTCTGTGTCCCTCTATGTCCCTGTGTCTCTCcatgtcacctgtgtccccccttgtccctgtgtccccctgtccctgtcccctccttgcTCAGCAGCATCAGGACGCTGTCACCCTCAGGCTGTGTCCTTGTGTCCCCTcgtgtcccccctgtgtccccccatgtccccctgtggCTGTCACCTCCTCGCTCAGCAGCATCAGGACACTGTCacccccaggctgtgtccctgtgtcccccctgtgtccccctgtggCTGTCACCTCCTCGCTCAGCAGCATCAGGACACTGTCacccccaggctgtgtccctgtgtcccccctgtgtccccccatgtccccctgtggctgtcccctcctCGCTCAGCAGCATCAGGACACTGTCacccccaggctgtgtcccccccatgtccctgtgtcccccccatgtccctgtgtccccccgtgtcccctcctgtccccgtCACCTCGTCGCTCATGCGCTGGCTGACACTCAGCAGCATCAGGACATTGTCgcccccaggctgtgtccctgtgtcccccctgtgtccccctgtggctgtcccctcctCGCTCAGCAGCATCAGGACATTGTCacccccaggctgtgtccctgtgtccccccatgtccctgtgtccccctgtccctgtcccctcctcgGTCAGCAGCATCAGGACGCTGTCACCCTCAGGctgtgtcccccatgtccccctgtggCTGCCACTTCCTCGCTCAGCAGCATCAAGACGCTGTCACCCtcaggctgtgtccctgtgtcccccctgtgtcctccgatgtccccatgtcccctgtccctgtcacctcctcgctcagcagcaccaggacatTGTCacccccaggctgtgtccctgtgtcccccctgtgtccccccatgtccccctgtggctgtcccctcctcgctcagcagcaccaggacatTGTCacccccaggctgtgtcccatgtccctgtgtccccccctgtccctgtgtcccccctgtccctgtcccttcctcGCTCAGCAGCACCAAGACATTGTCacccccaggctgtgtccctgtgtccccccatgtccccctgtggCTGTCACTTCCTCGCTCAGCAGCATCAGGACATTGTCacccccaggctgtgtccctgtgtcccccccgtgtccccgtgtccccccatgtccccctgtccccgtcaCCTCGTCGCTCATGCGCTGGCTGACGCTCAGCAGCATCAGGACACTGTCacccccaggctgtgtccccccatgtccctgtgtcccccccgtgtccccgtgtccccccgtgtcccctcctgtccccgtCACCTCGTCGCTCATGCGCTGGCTGACGCTCAGCAGCATCAGGACATTGTCACACTCTGTCACCCCCATGGCGTACAGGTCACTCAGCACGTTGGCACAGGCGATGCGGccctgcaggggacaggggggttGGGGCTCCAGGACAGGACTGGGGGGcccaaaatgggattggggggcccaaaatgggattggggGGGACCAAAATGGGGTTGGGGGGcccaaaatgggattgggggggaccaaaatgggattgggggagaccaaaatgggattgggggggcccaaaatgggattggggGGGGGTCTAGGACAGGACTGGGGGGcccaaaatgggattggggggcccaaaatgggattggggGGGTCCAAAATGGGATTGGGGGGGTCCAGGACAGAATTGGGGCCcccaaaatgggattggggGGGCCCAAACTGGGATTGGGGGGCCCAGAATGGGATTGGGGAGAcccaaaatgggatttggggggaatcaAAATGGGATTGGGGGGCCCAAAGTGGGATTGGGGGGGAccaaaatgggaatgggggg from Molothrus aeneus isolate 106 unplaced genomic scaffold, BPBGC_Maene_1.0 scaffold_30, whole genome shotgun sequence carries:
- the LOC136570027 gene encoding selenide, water dikinase 2-like, yielding MAAVAGGSRRWDPAALGLDPAWRLTAYGELRGUGCKVPQETLLKLLAGLEGQRPGGGGGGEGQEAESGGAPALGIGLDSCVIPLRHGGLSLVQTTDFFYPIIDDPYMMGRIACANVLSDLYAMGVTECDNVLMLLSVSQRMSDEERDKVMPLIIQGFRDAAEDGGTSVTGGQTVLNPWVIVGGVATAVCQSSEFIMPDSAVPGDVLVLTKPLGTHMAVTAHQWLDMPERWNKIKLVVTREEVELAYQEAVASMATLNRTAAGLMRAFGAHAATDVTGFGVLGHARALAEQQRLDVAFVIHNLPIIACMAAVSRAAGGRGALLQGTAPETSGGLLVVLPRAQAARFCAELKAPGRGPGLQAWIVGVVEKGPRGARVIDKPRVIEVPPRGAPPNPESPASPPPEPPRAPC